In Scomber japonicus isolate fScoJap1 chromosome 3, fScoJap1.pri, whole genome shotgun sequence, the genomic window AGTCTTTTTCGTCTCTATAGTCTAACTTGCCTTTTATGACATTGTGAATATGTTCGCCTGACTGGATTTCTTGGTGTTTCAATGACAGGAGGAGCTCTGCAGTGACAGCGTGGAGAGGATTGTGGTGAACCCCAACGCAGCCTATGACAAGTTCAAAGACAAGCACATCAGCACCAAGGGACTTGGTCAGTTTATATTGGACAATCTTTAACTTATCAACTTAATTAACTTACTTAAGAATGAGGCAGGAGttataatacatttcatttttattttgacaacAAATCCCAGGAGAAGACTAAAACCATTATGTTATGACTCAGTACTGTCTGACTTTCTAACCTCATCCATGGCACTCAGCTCCAAActcattaatttttttaatatttagaaacTAAATCAAAAGTatagtttgtttatttaaaagttcaGCTACATTGATGAGGACTATTGTTTCTGGTGAACATTACTCAGACTGGAGTAATTACTGCATTTGCactattttaatatatatgtgaTGTAATGAGTATTTTGGGCACTGAGGTTTTTGTATGTGGGATTGACTCGAAACTAAAGTGTTTATGTGGTAAtggggaaaaaggaggaaagtaaTATATACATGAATGATTACGCCAGGCCTTGGTTACACAAGTAACACTTTTTAGGAGAGTGAATTCatttgaaggtttttttcttattttgggatttgtttgaaaaatgtgtatatcTCCCACCTTATAATTGCAGATTATGAACATAAAATATCGCTGAGACTGGAGAAGTTGATCAAGGCACACTATTCCTCTCTAGCACACTATCGTTAAATCATTTTCAGCTATCTTGCCTTCATTAGGGTGGTGGCTGAGGTGGTTTTCCAGTTTAATCTTTAACAGTCTAACAATTAGTCAACCATAACTACCCAGTGTAAGAAACAGCAGTTACAAAAattctttcacatttaaaaaaaaccaaaacaaaatacaatatttactCTTCAttgagaaataaataataaacatacaacattacaaactactttaaaatattcattaaaaaatacaagagTGTTTCTTTTGTTGACTTATATTGACAAATCTTGCTCTGGCTCAGACTGGGCTTCACAATGACCAGtaggcttttgttttttttgtcaatttctCGCTTTCTCTTACAACCTGTTTATCTCCTCTTCACAGATTTCTCAGACAGAATCAGTAGAAGCAGAAGAGTGGGCTATGAGTCAGGAGAATTTGAAATTGTGAGTACAATCTGTTGAGCAGTAAGTCCTTACTTGTTCTGTTAGAAAATGTTCAATTTTGAAGGTTAAAGCACCATCATGAGTTTTATTTCACTCAATACATGTATTTCCCGATAAAGTCAAGTTTGAAAGTGGTGTGTGGTGACTTGTCTCAGGGCTCCTCTGTCTGTACTACCTACTTTGCTGTGTTGCAATATTCATACATTTCCCCGCTCTCGTGTTTGTTAAGCTGGGAGAGGGCTGTGGAGTGAAGGAGACGCCCCAGCAGAAGTACCAGCGCCTGGTGAACGAGATCCAGGAACTCAGTCAGGAGGTGGATGCCATCCAGGTGAACTatcattctcacacacacacacacacacacacagacagacagacagaagcacATTAGTCCAATTACCCGGCTTATGTCTTGCAGTCTGCACATAAATTCAATAGCCTTACAGCTAGGGACCTTCTCCTGCTCTGCTTCTTGACCACATCatcatgtatttattaaaggGAGTGCAACCTTTTGGCAAGAACAATTTCAGCAGTGTAATATTTATACTCAGTTCGTACAGTATCACTATAGACCAGAGGATCTGATCTAAAGTTCAGTGTTGAGTGTGTGCAGTGAAGCTCTAAATTCAACCTGAAAATGAGTTTTGACTAACACAAATCCCACATCTCAGAAACTAATTAAACTTTGGGTGTCATTAACTTGGATGCACACAGAGTAGGGGATGCCGCTGTTTGAGTCTTAACACCCCCATTCTAATTCAACCTGTGAACTCATACGTATAAATACAtgctttcattatcaattaatctgttgattattttctcaattaattgattagttgttatgtcaataaaatatcagaaaatgggCAAAAACCACTGaacaagaaaatattcacattttagaagcggGAATCATAgaatttggaaatgtttttcttaaagAATGACTGCAAACAATTGATTTATTGAAACTATTGGCAATTAATAGTTAGCAACTAATTcattgactaatcattgcagctctacattGTTGTACCCCCCTAAAAGTGCCATGGCTGTCATGAAGTAACTCACAGACTTTGTTGTTATCCCTTCTGCTTTCAGACCGCCACAAAAGAAAGCAATGCAGAGGAGCGCCTGACCCCAGTGGTACTTGCCCAGCAGGCAGCCCagctcaaacagcagctggttTCTGCCCATCTTGACTCACTCCTGGGACCACAGGCACACATCAACTTGGCCGACCCTGATGGAGCACTGGCCAGGTATTACAAAGAGAGTGCACAAACATCTGGCAGCTGAAACTTGAGGCTACAACTTGTCAGACCCTGACAGAGCGATTAGATACTAGGCAGTGGATGGACGGACACAGCGGGAGGAAGAGGGTAGTATGGAGAAATTGGAGGAGTCAGCAAAAGATGGTCAGGGTGAAAAGCTGGGGAATTAAATTCACTGAGCCCTGAACTATGACCCAGATATTTGTAGTGCAAGTATTAAGGGTAAGGCTGTGCAGCGATtgagaaagggagaagaaaacTGGAGAGGGTGAGAGATTAACTGTGAGAAGACAGAGAATAAAAAACATACTGCTGGTACATGTCTGACCCCACACTGGGCATGTGGGAGGGGAACTGTTtatggagaggaaaagaggcagCAACataagggagaaaaaaagaaagaaactaatGTCTTCTAGAACAGATCCAAGCTCACTTTGACCTTGCAATTGAGTCTGAAAGTattggaaagagagagagagagaagagaaagacacaGTAGCACGTGGAGCCGATAACCATATTGAACAAATAATCCTTTTGTGTCTCACACAGGCGTCTGCTCACCCAGCTGGAGGCGGCCAAGGGCAGCCGTGTCAGCGCCACAGGAGACAGCAAACCGACGGCATCAGCTAAGGGCCCAGATGGAGTGGTACTCTATGAGTTACACAGCAGACCCGAGCAGGAAAAATTCAATGAGTCGGCCAAGGTACAGTAAGAGTGTATTGGATGAATGGAGTGACAAAATCATAATGGCTAGACGATTTTTGTTTTCGCTCTCGTGAGAGGAATGTCACAATATTGAATGGCAATAAACAGGACAAAAGGCAGGAAGGTATGTGCGTGGGTGTTTGCGTGTGTCTTGTGGGAAGCTGTTGTCATTGCCAGCCATGTGTTGCCTTGTTCTTGTCCCTGTAGATGGCGGAATTGGAGAAGCGTCTAGCTGAGCTGGAGCTAGCTGTTGGCTCAGGATCAGACAAGCAGGTAAACAGGgactcacacacagtcattacACACATCCTCCCTAAtgcttttttcattcattcacaccAATTCTGTCGATCTGCTTCCCTCTTTGACTCACGCCACCAGCATTTTCatgctcctgttgctgtgtaACCATCCACAAAgagaaattgaaataaaatcttCCAGTAGATTCATGTAAATTATGGGGGCGGCTCTATTGTCtgttgtgaaaataaatgtgttcatatTGTAGGGACCTTTGAGTGCCGGCATACAAGGAGCCAGTTTGATGGTGAGTAGTGAACTACTTTCTTTGGGAACATGTATGCAGTTTGTGTATTCATAACACTCTGTATCTGATGTGCAGCCAGAGAACTGGGTCATACTTCAAAGATGACATCAGCTCCAACCAGTTTATTTATTGCTGCTCTGCTAGTAGCAAGAACACAAAGTTTTGTACTCAAGCTTATATataacttgtgtgtgtttgactgtgcTTGTgcttgtttgtatcaggatacTTTAGAGCTCCTGCAGGCGAGGGTCAGTGCTCTGGACTCTGCTACTCTGGATCAAGTGGAGGCCAGACTGCAGGTACGACTAAAGACTTCTAGAAGAAGCTCAATATTTCATTATTGGCATTGGGTACAGAGCTGGGCTCAGGATTTCACAAACCAGAAGCTGACAGTTAGTTAGGGTCTGGCAAAGGTGTCACCCAGGGAGATTTCAGACATCTTTCGTAGTGTGAaattttttttacttataaTCCAGTGAATCAAAAGCTGTCTCATatatatgttacatttttataatgtaatgtaatgtataattAAATATAGAGAAATTATATAAAtggattaataaataataaaaataaaactttatattGTAGTGTGGATGATTAATTGAGGAATCTCAGAtccttttatatttaatattttattcctCAAAGCAGTAATTGGACAATACTTCCAAGTGGTTAGGTGGTTAACCAACCAATATTTTACtaatgaaaaaataacaaaacacccCACACAATGGATGATTATTAAAACTCAGGGATGTATTTGATTTGTGGAATACTGATAAATGCTgagctttaaaaatgtgtctttgtaagttgtaaatatatgtatatttcttttttaaagattttttcggCATAGATGCCTTTTATTGAGCAGTAGACAGACAAGAAACATGAGTGAGAGGGGGGCGGTGTGGCATGCAGCAAAGGACTTCTggccgggatttgaaccagggtcgGCTATGTacgtggcatgcgctctaaccacttgaccagCCGCGTGCCCAATATGCTCATTTTCATATGGTTGGCTTACCTGTGGCACAGCCTGTAGAGAGAAACTGTCAAAAGTTTCATCACAGTATTTACCACAGTGttgacatttaatttgaatCTAATCAATCAGGTTTTCATCtaaatgcctttttaaaatgCCACCTATCACTTAATGAGCATTAATgacttttccctctcttttagAGTGTCCTTGGGAAGATGAATGAGATTGCCAAACACAAAGCAGCCATTGAGGATGCTGATACACAGAACAAGGTTTGTAATCTTTTCAGTTTAAATCTCAAACTTTGTAAAACCATTAATGCACACTAAATGCACTAATAATCTCGTGTGTACATATTTAGTAAGACAACATAAAGTCCACCTATGATTCCTTTGCAGTTGTATAATACGTATATTAATCTTGGAGCCTCACAGAAGATAATCGGGTTCATCTAGGCAGTTAGACTAACCATTGAAGAGCAGCTCCATATTAACTAACAGCTGCTGAAGCCTATAAGCAGTCTGAGTCTTTTTGGTAGTGTGTTCATTTCGAGTCAGTATTTCATGATTAATTCATGAAAACTCATGAAGTGAAactttttcaagtttttatgtTAAATCCGAATTTAAAGTCTGCTCGATTTAAGTAAGTGAGTGCTGGATAGGCCTGTAGAGGGCATGCTAATAATATAATGGGTAGTGACAAACTCATGCAAAGTTCTTTATTGTTCATATATTTAAAGGTAATTGTACACTactgttttgttattttcagataaatactgatattgtgattttttGAATAGTGTGTGACATAATTACTCACAGGATGATCTATAATAGTGACATTGAACCCACAATAACCAGGCCCATGTCCTAAACCTAAACATACAGTGGAGAGTGACCAGATCATCTAAACAAAGCTTAACAAGGACAAAATTTAAAGTAGTGTGAGGTGTATTTGTAGCTTTTCGTACCACTGTGAAATGTTGGAGTCAAATTGGTGTTACTGTTGATCATTATAATCAGTGTAAGTGTTTATGTTCAAGCTTGAAAGTACAACCACACATTGGCTTCACTGCTCAAATGTACCACATTAACTAACACCATGTTGATTACAGACTGCTTTGTGGGAATTCACTCATGAGTGTGTATCAGTAcgatgattattatttcatcatGGAAACTGAGGAAAAACCCAGGGCTTTGGGTTCAGAAAACATTCCCTTCCAGTCTTTTGACAAGTGTTTTCTCTGGTattaactcagtgtgtgtgtatgtgtgtttacctgtCAGGTGTCGCAGCTTTATGACGTGGTGCAGAAGTGGGATGCCATGTCCACTTCTATACCTCAGGTGGTGCAGAGGCTCGTAGCTGTCAAGGAGTTGCATGAGCAAGgtaacacattaaaatacatgaaacTCTCATAGCTGTGACACAATATTAGCTGTTTGTGTGGAAGAGGTTACTGTCATATCACATCAGTCCATTACAGTATGAGTGTACCAATGTTGACTACATGGTACATATTACAAATATTGTCATAATATTGCTCAAGGgttacactgcctggccaaaacaAAAGTCAACACCAAAAAGAAAGGTCACACCCTCTAATATTTCGTTGGACCgtctttagctttgattacggcaTGCTTtcgctgtggcattgtttcgataagcttctgcaatgtcacaagatttatttctgtccagtgttgcattaatttttcaccaacatcttgtattgatgatgggagagtcggaccactgcacaaagccttctccagcacatcccaaagattcacAGTGGGGtaaaggtctggactctgtggtggacaatccAAAAATTAATGCAGCACTGaacggaaataaatcttgtgacattgcagaagcttatcaaAACAATGCCACAGCAAAAGCAtgccgtaatcaaagctaaaggcagTCGATTGAACCCCAGTAAAGATAATGAAAACTTGGATCACTTATGTCTATTCTTTTATGTGAGCGTAGAAGAACCTTGAAATGGCACCCATGAGAGTTCAAGGAGAAGACGTATGTAGGTTAGTGGGGGAGGGGAAGTACCATTAAAGATTCAAAATATGTAGAATGAAACCACGGAACATAACAGGATGTGAACCCGGATCATGTTCGAGGCGGCATCTGTGCT contains:
- the dctn2 gene encoding dynactin subunit 2, translated to MADPKYANLPGIAFNEPDVYETGDLPEDDQAQFESEELCSDSVERIVVNPNAAYDKFKDKHISTKGLDFSDRISRSRRVGYESGEFEILGEGCGVKETPQQKYQRLVNEIQELSQEVDAIQTATKESNAEERLTPVVLAQQAAQLKQQLVSAHLDSLLGPQAHINLADPDGALARRLLTQLEAAKGSRVSATGDSKPTASAKGPDGVVLYELHSRPEQEKFNESAKMAELEKRLAELELAVGSGSDKQGPLSAGIQGASLMDTLELLQARVSALDSATLDQVEARLQSVLGKMNEIAKHKAAIEDADTQNKVSQLYDVVQKWDAMSTSIPQVVQRLVAVKELHEQAMQFGQLLTHLDTTQQMINNSLKDNNTLLTQVQQTMKENLGAIQENFAALDQRMKKLSK